Proteins from one Coffea arabica cultivar ET-39 chromosome 8c, Coffea Arabica ET-39 HiFi, whole genome shotgun sequence genomic window:
- the LOC113706675 gene encoding transcription factor MYBS3-like: MGRKCSCCGTTGHNSRTCPTQRRRNAARMKLFGVQLLDQSPFPSSSNNLSMKKSFSVDSLSVSQFNAPSGSRTPSCSPSPQDHVLLESSGYLSDGLIQTTQEKKKGMPWTEEEHRIFLVGLEKLGRGDWRGISRNFVTTRTPTQVASHAQKYFLRQNSLNRKINRRPSLFDMVERDKSALQSVRPIFSLSIEQECSISGGMLLPKISTASCMVNFSSSSPPEQDLKSSQVPVPVGVSESLEHSFIPSSSSSTNPEHDHDQNSSSPPPNLELTLAVPQARHNQRKPIAVASCLLTVV, from the exons ATGGGAAGGAAATGCTCATGTTGTGGAACGACAGGTCACAATTCGAGGACTTGCCCTACTCAAAGGAGAAGAAATGCTGCTAGGATGAAGCTTTTCGGGGTGCAATTGCTCGATCAATCCCCTTTTCCTTCATCTTCTAATAATCTTTCCATGAAAAAAAGCTTCAGCGTGGATAGCCTGTCAGTTTCACAGTTCAACGCTCCTTCCGGATCAAGAACACCCTCCTGTTCTCCGTCTCCTCAGGACCATGTCCTTCTCGAGTCTAGTGGATATCTCTCTGATGGCCTAATCCAAACAACTCAGGAGAAGAAGAAGG GCATGCCATGGACAGAAGAGGAGCACAGGATATTTCTAGTTGGCCTGGAAAAACTTGGTAGGGGTGATTGGAGAGGCATCTCCAGGAACTTTGTGACCACCAGAACTCCAACCCAAGTAGCCAGTCATGCACAAAAGTATTTTCTCAGACAAAATAGCCTCAACAGAAAGATCAACCGTCGCCCTAGCCTTTTTGATATG GTGGAGAGGGATAAATCTGCCCTCCAATCGGTTCGCCCAATTTTCTCCTTGTCAATTGAGCAAGAGTGTTCAATTTCAGGTGGAATGCTTTTGCCAAAAATAAGTACTGCTTCATGTATGGTAAATTTCAGTTCATCATCGCCGCCGGAGCAAGATTTGAAGTCCAGTCAGGTACCTGTCCCAGTTGGAGTATCTGAATCATTGGAGCACAGTTTTATTCCATCGAGTAGCTCAAGTACTAACCCTGAGCATGATCATGATCAAAATTCTTCCTCTCCACCACCCAATCTAGAGCTTACTCTTGCCGTTCCTCAGGCACGACACAATCAGAGAAAACCAATAGCCGTTGCTTCCTGTCTTCTTACAGTGGTCTGA